From the Amia ocellicauda isolate fAmiCal2 chromosome 12, fAmiCal2.hap1, whole genome shotgun sequence genome, the window GCGTGTGAGAGTTTTACTGCATCTCTGCCCTCTGCCCCACTCTCTCAGGTGCTCTCAGTGTGCAGTGATGCAGAAAGTGAAGACAGGCTGAACTTGCATGTGAGGCTCCAAGGGGGCAAGACCATCGAACTGGATGTGTTTCCAGGGGAGATGCTGGCCAGTGTGAAAGAAGAAGCATGTCGACAGGCGAACCTGGAGCCAGACCACATGCAACTGGTTTTTGATGGTGAGCAGAGCATGTTGGGTTTCcttttgtatattgttttattgttattggcAGAGAATGATGGGTACTGAAGTTTATATTAGTTATTATATTGTGTCATTATTTTTAGGCTTGTCAGGTAAGGATAGCATGATGAGTaatattttagttaatattgttattatgattgttattagttgtgtttattattattataaatggtATTAATAGTGGTAgtacaaataatactaatatttatatCTGTAACAGAAGTAGTATGTAGACTCTATTTTTTGTTTGGTATTGTAGCATTTGCAGTGGCAAGATAGATTTAGCAGGCTACAGAAAAGTAATAAAAGCAACAGGGAGCCTCAATAACAGAGGTGGAGTCCCAGAATTGGGGAAGctacttttaataaaaaagttgaTAATGGCACTATAAACTGCTTTGGATTAAAAGTAGCTAGCTAAAGCTACTTTTGAAAATggttgaatatatacatatgcatcAAAATGCAAGACCAAATCAAACCGAAAACAGTAACAGTGGTTACATTACAGGTAATTGAATCCTTGAAAGAATGACGTGCATTTGCAGGGGCCCTGaccttttaaatataatattccATACATGAAGACACTGTTTGACAAGAAATACAATAGGAGAAATGTCAATGATCCTTATAATACAACCATATATTTCATAGTCTCTCAGTTTACAGTGACAGAGATTCAAAATCTAGCCTTGTAAACTCTTGTTGATGCGACTTAACATTTCAAACTGGAAATCTGAGAAGGTGTTCACTGGCTACATGTGCAGGCTGACctaggatttgtttttaagttaacattaatttaaaatgtaatggatTTGAATTAAGATCTTTGCATTTACATCTTCTGCACCAGAGCTGGGCAGCCTCTGAAACCTTCATtccaaaacatttgaaatatctgcTGTAACACACCTCTTAAGTAGTTAATAGTATttagtattatatttttttatagagTTAAAAGCTCCATACTCAAAAGATTGAAATATTATCAAGCTTTTGATCAAACGGCACAaaatcacaacacacacacacattttattgttttattttacatttaacttGGCCTATTGGTTTGATATCTCCTCTTTAGATGGCTGGGCCCTCtgtgtattctttttttctttcagttgacaatatgtttgtatatattgatatatacgTATCTGGCACCCACAAAGGCAAAGAACCCGGAACATTCTCGAACTGATCCCCGCTCTTATTCAAATGCTATTATTTCCTGGAGCAGTGCTTAAACTGACTGTTTACTGGATGAAGTGGTCATTTATAATGAATGGATGTATAGATAAAGAAATGCATAAAAATAGAAGGAATGATTGTCTGACTAAGTCTTTTCCTCTGTTCCTCTTCTCCTTCTGTACCCTCCCTTCTTTCAGGAGAAGTGCTGGATGAAAATAAGAAAGTGAGGGAGAGCAAACTCCGGAGAGGGAATACTCTGAATCTCATTCGCCGtgcttagagagagagagagggctgaGCATTGTCCACTGCTAAAGCTTTTGTttatgcatgtattgtatttaccactccttctcaatttttttttattaattttctttcttctcaTGCTTCTTTTTCTTGCCTTGTAAGCAGTATGTATTTTCATCAATATCTATCTGTATTGCTGTCCTGTATATATTATGTTAAAAGACATAACATgtcattgtgtatttatttgttttttaatttccacatttgttcgtttgtttccacaatcatttatttaaaatttttgCAGGGAATATCCTCCATACACTGTGCTTCCTGGTAGACAGCACAGTTTGTTGAGATAGTACTATTGGATAACTTTATACAAACTATGGGTAGGTGAACACTTCTGTAAAGAGAGAGACATGAGAAGGAAATGCTAGTATTATTACTTTCAGTATTAATACTAATCTTATCGATAGCTGTATGTTCATTGATTTCTTTATATGttatatatctatagatattTGGACATGGAcaacattttcataattttggctctgtacaccaccacaattgatttgaaaggaaacaatcaagatgttctttaatttgagggtagttacatccaatttgggtgaacggtgtaggaattacacacatttttatatgtggtccccccaattttaaggcatcaaaagtaattggacaagctaacataatcatgaattcaattgtgagattcaatacttggtggcaaatcctttgcagtcaatgactgcctgaagtctgggacCCATAAACaacagcagatgctgggtttcttccctagtgatgctctgccaggcctgcactacatatgtctttagttcctgcttgttcttggggtgttttgccttaagttttgccttagaaatcaaaacaaaccaatcagagagagagcaaaaacattaggtgtggccaaatcaactatttggaacattcttaaaaagaaagaacgcactgctgaactcaggaacaccaaaaggcccagaagaccatggAGAACAACTgaggtggatgacagaagaattctttccctgtttTTGTTGTGTGAGCAGAGCATGTTGGGTTTCcttttgtatattgttttattgttattggcAGAGAATGATGGGTACTGAAGTTTATATTAGTTATTATATTGTGTCATTATTTTTAGGCTTGTCAGGTAAGGATAGCATGATGAGTaatattttagttaatattGTTACTGCTTTGGATTAAAAGTAGCTAGCTAAAGCTACTTTTGAAAATggttgaatatatacatatgcatcAAAATGCAAGACCAAATCAAACCGAAAACAGTAACAGTGGTTACGTTACAGGTAATTGAATCCTTGAAAGAATGACGTGCATTTGCAGGGGCCCTGaccttttaaatataatattccATACATGAAGACACTGTTTGACAAGAAATACAATAGGAGAAATGTCAATGATCCTTATAATACAACCATATATTTCATAGTCTCTCAGTTTACAGTGACAGAGATTCAAAATCTAGCCTTGTAAACTCTTGTTGATGCGACTTAACATTTCAAACTGGAAATCTGAGAAGGTGTTCTCTGGCTACATGTGCAGGCTGACctaggatttgtttttaagttaacattaatttaaaatgtaatggatTTGAATTAAGATCTTTGCATTTACATCTTCTGCACCAGAGCTGGGCAGCCTCTGAAACCTTCATtccaaaacatttgaaatatctgcTGTAACACACCTCTTAAGTAGTTAATAGTATttagtattatattttttttatagagtTAAAAGCTCCATACTCAAAAGATTGAAATATTATCAAGCTTTTGATCAAATGGCACAaaatcacaacacacacacacattttatgatGTGTGGCCAGCATTGAACAACATTCAAATTGCAAAAGCAATGCTGGCCAAGTTTGCACCAACAATTTCTTGTAATTTGATTGTTGGCTTTGTTCTCTGCATCCTGGCAAATTATAACTATTACAACTTGGCCTATTGGTTTGATATCTCCTCTTTAGATGGCTGGGCCCTCtgtgtattctttttttctttcagttgacaatatgtttgtatatattgatatatacgTATCTGGCACCCACAAAGGCAAAGAACCCGGAACATTCTTGAACTGATCCCCGCTCTTATTCAAATGCTATTATTTCCTGGAGCAGTGCTTAAACTGACTGTTTACTGGATGAAGTGGTCATTTATAATGAatggatgtacagtgagggaaaaaagtatttgatcccctgctgatgttgtacgtttgcccactgacaaagaaatgatcagtctatcattttaatggtaggtgtattttaacagtgagagacaggataacagcaaaaaaatcctggaaaacgcatttcaaaaaagttataatttgatttgcatgttaatgagggaaataagtatttgatcccctatcaatcagcaagatttctggctcccaggtgtcttttatacaggtaacgagctgagattaggagcactctcttaaagggagtgggttcgaatcccacttctgacaagtGTTTTGTGTCTCTAATCCACATTAGTCAGTGCGATTCCCTCATATACTATACTTGGAAGCATGAGCAGCACTGTGCTTCTTGCGGAGGATTACTATAGAGgaccacatttttttaaaataacaaatacttacagattaaaatacatgttgaattaaatgaatacatgtttacaaccaaaaaagaataaacatgtctatttgtttatttatttcgatattcattaatttattcctGTCTGTATTTAGTTtaacatatatttgtttatttctatattattttatctgCATTTATTTGAAGTTTTGGCATGGACAGTCCTCCAGACGCCATACATATGTCTCACCACTAGGTGTCGCAGCGAGACAACGATGCATTTACTGCAATAAATAACAGTGAAAACGCAAGGAGAGAATACAGATATAAacgtatttctttatttttcaaatgaacGTGGTAcgtatttttatttacaaaattaatataaaatgcgGTTGTACTCTTGTAAGGAGAGCATTATATTGTTTACAAGGGCACGTCACTGCAACACACTATTTGTTAGAGCTTGCATTGGATAGCTTTAAAAGGCAAGATGATGTCTTATGTTCAGTAAAACGCACAGTGTGGAGATGCCGGGGATTGAACCCGGGgcctcatacatgcaaagcatgcgctctaccactgagctacatccccgtCGCATGCGCGCTCTCCCTGCGCACTGCAGCCTCCTGTCCTGTAACCATCTCTCGCATGATCTGCTCTGTAGTGAAGACTATTGTTCATTTGCAATGATGGGGGTGAACACGCACACATTTCTGTAATGAGAGGCGTTCAGAAGGACATGGCAGTATTGCCGCGTACATTATAAGTTATGATAAGAATGAGAATATCAGTAATATTGGGATGGGTTAGATGTAAAACGCAATCTGGCCAGTACGGGGGTCGAACCCgcgaccttggcgttattagcaccacgctctaaccagcTGAGCTAACCGGCCGCCGTAGCGGAACGTTTTGGCAAATGTGGAAAAAGCAGACAAAAGCATCATATGGGTCCATTTCACTGCATTGTTTTGCCTtaagttttgccttagaaatcaaaacaaaccaatcagagagagagcaaaaacattaggtgtggccaaatcaactatttggaacattcttaaaaagaaagaacgcactgctgaactcaggaacaccaaaaggcccagaagaccatggAGAACAACTgaggtggatgacagaagaattctttccctggtgaagaaaccccttcacaacagttggccagatcaagaacaccctccaggagataGGCATACCTGTGTCAAAGTcgacaatcaagagaagacttcaccagagtaaatacagagggtttaccacaagatgtaaacaggaaacaggaagaccagattagagtttgccaaaaaacatctaaagaaccctgtacagttctggaacaacatcctatggacagatgagacaaagatcaacttgtaccagaatgatgggaagagaagagtatggagaagggaaggacctgctcatgatccgaagcattccacctcatctgtgaagcatgttatggcatgggcatgtatggctgccaagggaactgtttctcttgtatttattgatgatgtgactgctgaaaAAATGACCGGTTAATCTGATTATTCTTTGAAGGGCTGCAGGTGAGAAAGGGGGAGGGGAGCAGAGCGACATATAAACCTGCTGAGGCAGGAGAGATGTGGTAGCCAAGAGGAACAGACCGAGTAGTCTCCCTTCTAAAACCTGGTGTGCTTGATACCGTTTTCTCCACCTGCCAAATAACTATCTCTGTCCTGAAAAGTCCTTACAGCCCTCTTTTGTTATAATCTTTGTCAGTTATGTTTGAAAGATCCCAGGAGAGAAACTATTAAGCCTTGGTGCTGATTTAATATACATTCATGGGGAAGGGGATTCATCTAGGattagtttttcctttttgtattaTGATTGAGTTGGGGagttttgtaatgatttgtattatactgtaaaataatgttttcactGTAGTTCTTACctatttattgtgtgttagcaAGGGAGTTCCTCTCCAATTGAATGTGATTTATGAAGCACCATGGAAGATAAGATAAGAAGAGtggaagataaataaaaaaatgtttatagtAACCAAACTACTATTTGGCATGCAGGTGTTGTTGATGCACTGCAGAGCAAGTTATTGTGTTGGAATGGACTGGGTCTTCTTTACATTATCTGGGGGGAAAATAATACTCTCCCCACTCTTGTGCTTTATTGTACTGTTCTTTGATTCtgtcccccctcttcctcaaggacttttacTGTACTTGACTGTTTCTCCCTCCTCTACCTCTCTTTTCTCTGTACTCCTACACTGTATTGCATTTGACCCTCTCTATCTTTCTCCCCCCCTTTCATTTCTATTGCATTGTTCTTTCCTGCACTGTCCTATTCTGTATTGTATCGCTGACCTCTCCCACAAGCTCTCTCTCGCCCGTGTGTTGTCGTGAGGTGGGGCCGGGCCAGGGGCCAGTGATTGTATCAGGGTGGCCATGCCCCCCACCGGCCACCCCCTGTCGGCGCCACTGaccaatatataaaaaatcttGGGGGAATAATACCCTCTCCCCACGTTACCTCTCttgcactgtattgtacatttCTTTGATTCtgtcccccctcttcctccaaCTTTAATTGTACTTTACAGTTTCTCCCTCCTCTACCTCTCTTTTTTCTGTACTACACAGGATGGCATTTGaccctctctgtctccccccacccccttttccTTTCTGTTGCAGTTTTTTcgtacactgtactgtatctcTGACCCTCTCCCCCAAGCTCTCTCTCACTGAATACATACACCTGCTGCTTTCCCACAAATAACCCTTTTCTAGACAGCGAAAATGAAAGTGATCAGTGAGCTCGATACATTGTGGGGAAATCCAGAAGGGGAGGAGGGAaatcacacactgacataccTACATAAAGTGACACTGTGTGGGGTTGGACGGGGCTCAGGAAACAGTTGGCAGGGGGCCGGAGCAACAGACGTGCTTCTATTATATTTACAGGATGCAGGAGCTCAAAACAAAACGTGTACAAGAAAACTACACAAAATCCTTGCTCCTCTTCAGCCTATATAAAGTCTAGTGCAGTAAAACAATTTCAAGTGAAAGTCTTTCTGGACTGTTTATTATACACGTTAAGTGGGACGGATTCGTGCTGTTACAGAGACAGACTTAGAGGCAGTTACAGTGTGCCATAGTGCTGAGcagtacagacactacagtgTAGTTCAGTTGAGTACAGTGTTTGGACTCTGCTGTTCTCTGTTTCAATTCTGTGAGATCAGAAGGAGAGATGGGGCAATTATGGAGCTGGTTCACTGAAGCGGTGAGTAGAAACTGACTGGAAAATTGAATATTATAATAACTATGGATATATAATACActagtttattgttttactgaACATATGCAATAGATACATACTGGACAAAACAGTATCAGAATAAACGCATTAACATCAATGTGAATAATACCCTATCTATAAAAGTATCcgtaaattaaactaaaaatcTGAATCAATTGTATTTAGACATTTGGTGTGCATGTTACTTGTGTTCGAAATTTTAAAACCGTTTTAGTTTTAGTCTACAGTTTTGTTaataattttgtgtgtgtgtcttgtcattgtatacatttgtgtgtctgtgtgatatGAGACCACAGTTACAGTAATGTGTTACAGGAGTTAAAGTACTAATATGCATGTGAGCTGTGCTAGCTGTCAGCTTTGTGTGGTTTGACTTTTGTTTTGCAGGAGACAGTAACACCAAAACTAGTTAGTTGTTAGTGTTGAATACAAAttgttgcattacaacactACAGAACAGATACATTGGGTAGCTGTCAGTATGCATTAAACCATGAAgacaaatagaaagaaaaatatgtagaAAAATCAACAGAAATATGACTCTGCATGAGACACATTCACAGGTATGAGGATGAAATTGTCAGAGGAACAGAAAGAGAAAGTGATGGTGAAAGACTTCTCCAATTTCATGTATACAGccagagcaggaggaggaggagaagagagaggaggagtccagtccagtacagCCAAGGTAATATCTGCACTGTATTCATGTATTGCTTTCTTTCATTCTCTGTCCCCTTTCTGCTTGTCTCTCTTCTTTCCCTCTCTGATTCTCTATCTTccccctctctttttctt encodes:
- the LOC136764553 gene encoding ubiquitin-like; its protein translation is MGQLWSWFTEAPEQEEEEKREEESSPVQPRVQDPDREKLEERSSPVPNHFRVLSVCSDAESEDRLNLHVRLQGGKTIELDVFPGEMLASVKEEACRQANLEPDHMQLVFDGEVLDENKKVRESKLRRGNTLNLIRRA